In Nostoc piscinale CENA21, the genomic stretch ACACTTCGTCTTTGTGGTTCTGTGAAGGAACAACCAGTTACTATGATTTGCTGATTCCTTTGCGGGCAGGAATTTATGATGCCAAATCATATTTTCATAATTGGAGTAAAGAAATTTCCAGATTTTTAACTACCCCAGGGCGTAAGGTGCAATCACTGGCTGAGTCCAGTTTTGATGCCTGGATTAAACTTTATCGCCCAGACGCTAATAGCAATAATTCCCAAGTTTCTTACTATTTGAAAGGAGAAATGGTTTCTTTATTACTAGATTTGCTGATTAGAGAGCGATCGGCAAATCAGCGTTCTTTGGATGATGTGATGCGGTTGATGTGGCGCAAATTTGGTAAATCAGAAATTGGTTATACACCCGAAGAATTGCAGGAAGTAATTGAATCTGTTGCAGAGATGGATTTGACAGACTTCTTTAATCGCTTTATCAATGGCACGGATGAGTTGCCGTTTAATCAATACCTAGAGCCTTTTGGTTTACAGGTGATTGCCGATAAAGAAGAAGAACCTTACTTGGGGTTGAGGTTAAATACCGAAAATGGTAGAGAGATTGTCAAGTTTGTGGAATTTGGTTCACCTGCACAATTGGCAGGAATTGATGCGGGTGATGAGTTACTAGCGATCGCTGGTATCCGTGTTACCTCTCATCAACTGAGCGATCGCTTAAAAGATTACCAAGCAAACGACGTAATTCAAGTAACAGTTTTCCATCAAGATGAACTGCGTACCTGTTCTGTGACTCTGGCTGCACCACGTCCAAGTAAATATCAAGTAGTTCCAGTCAACAATCCTAACACCAAACAAAAAGAAAATTTTGCAGGGTGGTTAGGTATCCCACTGACCAGCCTGCGTTAAAACTGCCACTTTTGAATGTTTTGATTGCTAAGGCAATTTATATGGGCGCAATATATACATATTGCGCCCCTATGAGTTTTTACTAATAGGACTTACGCACAAGGATTTTCTGTGGAGAATAGGTGAACCCACCTTCCGCACCTTATACCGTTTCGCTTTAAGTTTGATACAAATAGGTCGCAGAGGGCAGGGAGCAAGGGGAAAAAATAAAAAACTTATAAATTTGTATCATTTTTTTTCGTGAAATGGTATCACATATTCAGCAAAGCCACCAAAGTAGTACACAAGAACTAAAATTAATTCAATTGCTAAGAGAGGTGATGAGAATAGTTGCATTAAAATCGACAGGGGGAGTGAGGAATGGTAGAGCATTTTAACGCCAGTTTCCCCTAAACAACAAGCTGCAGCACAGCTTCAACCAATTGATAACGAATTGCTATTCTATGATGATCTAAGATTGTTGGGTATTGTTTAATTTACGATCGCCCATAAACCAGACCAATGATTGAAGTTGAACATCTCAGTAAAACTTACGGTTCTACCCCAGCGATTACGGATGTGACTTTTCGGGTTGAACCAGGGGAAATTTTAGGGTTTTTGGGGCCGAATGGCGCTGGTAAAACCACTACAATGCGAATTTTAGCAGGCTATTTACCGGCAACTAGCGGCACAGCAAAAATTTCTGGGTTTGATGTCCATAAAAATTCTTTGGCGGTGCGTCAACGCATTGGTTATTTACCAGAAACACCGCCGTTATATCCAGAGATGACGGTGGAGGGATTTTTGCATTTCGTCGCCAGAATCAAAGGAATCCCCGCAGGCGATCGCACCACCAAAGTCAAAGCAGCGATCGCACGCTGTAATTTAGAAGATAAGCAACAGGTCATTATTCGCAAACTTTCTAAAGGATATCGCCAAAGAGTCGGTATTGCTCAGGCGATCGTTCATGATCCACCAGCTATCATCTTGGATGAACCTACCGTTGGACTTGATCCCAGACAAATCATCGAAGTTCGCAATCTCATTAAAAGCCTAGCCGGGACACATACCATCATTTTGTCTACCCACATTTTGCCAGAAGTGAGTATGACCTGTAGCCGTGTTGCGATTATTAACCGGGGTAAAGTTGTCGCCACTAATACTCCCGAAAGTCTGATGACACAGTTGACAGGTGGCTCAGGATATGAATTAGAAATTGATGGCGAAGCAAATCTCGCCAAACAAGTATTACAAAATGTTGCAGGCGTGAGTCTGGTAGAATCAATTCCTGGTCATCATCTTACCAACTCCTACAGACGGACGGGCTTATTTGCGAGTGATTGCTCAACCAGGAACCGAACCGGGAAGAGACATCGCCGCCACCTTAATCCGCGCTGGATTTGGGTTACAAGAAATGCGCCGAGTTAGCGCCACCTTAGAAGATGTATTCTTGCAACTGACTACAGAAGAAAAGCATTTTGAACCAGAGACAGACTCAATCGCCAACGAAGGAGAAGCAGCATAAATGGGTATAGTACTAGCGAATATTATTGCCATTTATCGCCGAGAGTTACAGAGTTACTTTGTCTCGCCCTTAGCTTATGCGATCGCCGGGGTATTTTGGTTTATCTCCGGGTTGTTTTTTGTGACCATTTTGTTCGGCCCCGATGGAATTTTACCCTCCGTTGCAGCGATCGACTTACAAGGTCAACAATTGGGTGTACCAGTACCGTTAATTGATGTCCCCTATGAATTTATTCGGGCATTTTTAGACCGGATGGGTTGGTTATTGCTGTTTATTTTGCCAATTCTGTCGATGGGACTGTACGCCGAAGAACGCAAACGTGGCACATTAGAGTTATTAGCCACCTCACCCTTAACGAATTGGGCGGTAGCAGTCGGCAAATTATTAGGCGTGGTGACATTCTTAATTACAATGGTCGCACCACTGTTGATATTTGAAGCGATCGCCATTGGTGCTTCTAACCCTCCCATGTCGCCAGTTATTCTCCTAGTCGGTCATTTAGGCTTAATCTTGCTGGCAGCCGCAATTTTATCACTGGGAATGTTTATTTCCTCCTTAACAGACAGTACGATTCTGGCTGCTGTGATGACCTTTGCTTTAGTTTTGTTGCTGTTATTTGTGGATTTAATTGCTAAAAGTATAGGCGGCCCTGTGGGCGAAGCGATCGCTCATTTGTCATTACTCAAACATTTCAACACCTTTATTCAAGGAATTTTTGACACCAGCGCCTTAATTTTTATTTGCTAGTTACATTTTTTTTAGGTATCTTTCTCACAGCACAATCAATTGATGCCCTGCGTTTTCAACGGCAATAAATAATTAGTCATTAGTCATTGGTCGTTGGTCATTTCAAGACAAATGACAGAGGACAAAATATGAAAAAAATCACAAAAAAACAACCTTGGAAATATTTGTTTTGGCTGGGGCCATTTCTATTTATGGTCGGTTTTACAGCCGGGTTAGTATCTGGTAGCTGGGGACTATTACCCCTAGCATTTATGATTCCCGGAATTGCCATTATTGGATTTTGGGTATTTTGGCAAAGTCAGCAAAGCCGTTGGTGGGCGAGTCGTTCTACCCAAGCAGGAACTAATGCGGTTGTTGCAACTACTGCTGTGTTGATAATTTTAGGGTTAATTAACTTTTTAGGTGTTCGTTATCAACTACGCCAAGATTTAACCGAAACGCAGTTATTTACCCTTGCACCCCAATCACAAGAATTAGTCCGCCGTCTACCACAAACAGTCAAAATTTGGGTATTTGATACTAATCAAAATCCCCAAGATAGAGAATTATTAGAAAATTATCAAAGGCAAAGTTCTAAGTTTCAATTTGAATATGTTGACCCTCAAAACCGACCCGGAATTGCAGAGAGATTTGGGGTGAAAGAATATGGTGAAGTTTATTTAGAATCAGGTAACAAACGCCAATTAGTACAATCGTTAAATGTCAATGAACGTTTATCAGAAATTAAATTAACTAACCGACTACAACAATTAATTAATTCCACAGTTATTAAAGCTTACTTTGTGCAAGGTCATGGTGAACATCCCCTGACTGGTGGCGAAAGTGGTATTTCCCAGGCTGTGCAAGGATTAAGCGAGAAAGGTTACACAGTTGAACCACTCAACTTAGCTGATAAATTGCAAGTTCCCACTGATGCTGCGGTTGTAGTCGTTGCAGGTGCTAAACGTGGTTTTTTTGACGCAGAGGTCAAAGCTTTACAAGATTATCTCAATCGTGGCGGTAACTTGCTGCTGATGATTGACCCTGATACTGACCCCAAACTCAGCCCCTTATTACAAGAGTGGGGTGTGCGTCTTGATAATCGTTTAGCTGTGGATGTTTCCGGTGCAGGTGTGGGACTTGGCCCCGCAGCACCTATCATCACAGACTACGGACAACACCCAATTACTAAGGATTTTGGGAACGGTATTTCTTTTTATCGCTTGGCTAGACCAATAGAAACTACCTCCGTGGCTGGTGTTGAGTCTACGCCTTTAGTGCGAACCAAGCCCTATCCTAATAGCTGGGCGGAAAGCGACCTTAAAAGCGAAAAATTAGAATTTAATCCTGATAAAGACCTCAAAGGGCCACTAACTTTAGGCGTGGCGTTGACGAGAAAATCACCAGTAACACCAACAGCAACACCGTTACCAACTCCGACAGCACAAGCAACGCCCACAGCTACGACAACCCCAGCACCAACAACACCTACACCGTTACCACACACCGACAACCCAAGCAACGCCCACAGCTACGACAACCCCAGCACCAACAACACCCACAACCCAAGCAACACCAACTCCCACAACAGCCGAGAAATCTGAACAAACCCCGAAAGAATCACGTTTAGTAGTTTTCGGAAATTCAGATTTTGCTACCGATGGGGTGTTTCAACAGCAATTAAATGGTGATGTATTCCTCAACTCTGTATCTTGGCTGAGTCAGCAAGATCAGCAAACTCTTTCCATTCGCCCCAAAGAACCAAAAAATCGTCGCATCACTTTATCAACATCACAAGCCAATGTTTTAACCTTGTCATCTTTGTTGGTATTACCTTTGCTGGGCTTTTTAACAGCCGCTTTCATTTGGTGGCGAAGACGATGAAGTATGAAGTATGAAGTATGAAGTATGAAGTATGAAATTTCATCATTCTGCTTTTTGACAAATGACCAATGACAAATAACAAATGACTATTCCAAAGACAACTTTAATTTTGGTATTGTTGGCGCTGGGTTTAGGTGGTTTCGTATATTTCCATGAAATTAGAGGCGCAACTCAGCAAGAAGAAGTCAAGGCGAAACAGCAGCAAATTTTTGCGTTTGCGGAAGATGATGTGCAGTCTTTGACAGTCAAAACCAAAGCTTACACTCTGATGTTGGAACGCAATTCCAAGGGTAGCGAACCTAAATGGTTGCTGAAATATCCAGTTTCAGATTCAGCCAATGATGCGATCGTTTCTTATTTAACGGATTTGTTGGTTAAAGGTAAAAGCGATCGCACCATATCAACCTCTGCTAACCAACTCACAGAATTTGGTTTAGCCCAACCCAACGCCACCATTGAGATTAAACTGAAAAATCAGCAAACACATCAGTTAATTTTGGGCAAATCTGATTTTAATAATCGTTTTGTGTATGCTCAAGCTGACTCACCTACGCAACCAAACGGCAATATCAATGTATTATTAGTATCTACAGATTTTGCTAATGCCGTTAACCGGGAGTTATCAGAATGGCGACAAACTGTTGATAACAGTAAATCAACTCCTTTACCCACGAATCTTCCTCTTCCAACACCTTAGAAAAAGTATGAAGTAGGAATTGACGGAAATTAAATTTCTTTAACTACAATTATTTTATGTCCAATACAACTGCCACCTTGCTTATTTCTTGTCCTGATCAACGAGGACTTGTTGCCAAAATTGCTAACTTTATTTATGCCAATGGTGGCAATATTATTCATGCAGATCAGCACACAGATTTTTCGGCGGGGTTGTTTCTAACTCGTATAGAATGGCAGTTAGAAGGATTTAATTTACCTAAAGATTTAATTGGCCCAGCGTTTAATGCGATCGCTCAACCTTTAGGAGCTAAATGGGAACTCCATTTTTCTGACACTGTACCACGCATCGCAATCTGGGTCAGCCGCCAAGACCACTGTCTTTATGATTTAATTTGGCGACACCGTGCTAAAGAATTCGCTGCCGAAATTCCGTTAATTATTAGCAATCATCCTCATTTAAAAGTAGTTGCAGACCAATTTGGTATTGATTTCCATCACCTTCCAATTACCAAAGAAAACAAACCAGAACAAGAAGCTAAACAATTAGAATTATTATGCAAATACGAAATTGATTTAGTTGTACTGGCAAAATATATGCAAATTGTCAGTGCCGATTTTATTGCTCAATTTCCTCAAATTATTAATATTCATCACTCATTTTTACCAGCTTTTGTCGGCGCAAATCCCTATCATAGAGCTTTTGAGAGAGGTGTAAAAATCATTGGCGCAACCTCTCATTATGTGACTACAGATTTAGATGCAGGCCCAATTATAGAACAAGATGTAGTGAGAGTTAGCCACCGCGATGAAGTAGAAGATTTGGTTAGAAAAGGTAAGGATTTAGAGAGAATAGTATTAGCCAGAGCGGTACGGCTACACTTACAAAACCGTGTTTTAGTTTATGGTAATCGCACCGTCGTATTTGAGTAAATCGCTAAGTTGGGTTGCTAAAATACCTGATAAACTTATTGCTGCTTCTCAGCCTGATAAACCTCTGGTAATTGCCACCAAGGAATATGAGGATATTCGTGATGTTCTTGATGATAACCAAAATGGTAACAAGTAATAAATGACCAAAACACAGGTAAATGAGTACTACGTGTACAGTGCAAACTTGTGTATCCCTCTGCAAGTCTTCTATGAGGAAGAAAGGTGCCGAAATAAAATAATTGAATTGAACTGAAAATAGATGGTATACACCAAAATAAAATTAAATTAGTTTCAGGTATATTACAGACATATCTCAGAAAAATATATACCAATATAAATCTCAGATGTTGCCGCCAATTCCAATAAGATTTAATGAAGTTAAAATACCAGGCAAAAAAGTTTTGCTGCTGATGATCATAAAAATCTGGATCATCTTTAGTAGCCGGATAGTGGTGATGTGACCAGTGTTTTGTGAGTAGCTCTTGATAAGAAAATAGTGCGTACAAAAATACACATATTCTACCTATCCAATTATTAATTTTGGGATTTTGGGGAAACACTACGCCGTGCATAGCATCATGAGCAGTAATAAATAATCCTGTGTATAAAAATGTCTGCCAAAGTATCGCTATAGCTATTAAGGGAATTGGGGTTTGATAAATATTGAGTAAGAAAAATAATGTGATACTTATTACCCACAAGCCTAAAATCAGACCAGCAATGAGAATACCTTGAAATGTTTTTAGTGCTGCGCTAATAACAAAATCTGGCTGTTTTGATTGTGATGATAATGAATCAATCTGAGTCATCCGCAAATCCTAGATTGTTAATTTACCTCTATTGTATAAGGATTTATTTGTTGATTTTTTTTTATTTTAAGGTTTGCTCGAATTACTATATATTTTGATATTTAAGAGAAATAATTCAATTATCTATCTTGAGTTTCAATAGATATACTGTACTAAAGTCAGATATTGGTAATATATCTGATGTATTAGCTACTACATCAGATATGTGAACAGCAGAGGCAAGGAGACAGGGTAGACAAGGGAGAGATACTTGTTAATCATTTAGGATTGCTATAGGTAGCAAAAAATTGGATTTTTAAACTTCATAAATTTCTAATGGTAAGTTATCTGGGTCTTGAAAAAAGGTAAATTTCTTACCCGTAATTTCATCAACCCTAATATTTTCTGTCTCTATGTTGTGCAAGTGTAATTCAGCCACGGTTGCTTCTATATTTTCAACAGCAAAGGCTAAATGTCTTAAACCACAAGCTTCAGGATTGCTGAATCTTTGGAGGGGATTGGGAAAAGAAAATAATTCAATCTGAGTATGTTCATTAACCCGTAAATCTAGTTTATAAGAGTTTCTGGCGGCTCGAAATGTTTCTTGAATAATGGCAAAGCCTAGAATATCTACATAAAATTTTTTTTGAGCGTTCATAGTCGGAACAAATAATTGCTATATGATGTATGCCAAGAATTTTCATAAAAATGAATTATTTGATTATAGGCGATCGCACTTTATTAACCATCTAAAAATCTGTGAGGTTAAATATCTGGATTAGTGTATGAAAAGTTAATTTGTTTTTCTATGTTGTCTTGGTCTTCGATTGTTTGAAAAGCAATAAATTCTTCAATATTACTTTTGATAGTTTGGCAAATTTTATCTAATGGCAAATCATTATGATCGTAACCAAAGGGATTTTCAATTTCTACGCCAATTTCTTCAATGCCAAACAAAGCAAAACTGACAAGAGCCACAAATAAACCTGTCCATAGACCTAAATCTTTAACAAATTGAAATGGCAGAATTAAACAATAAATAAATACTAATTGATTTAGATGAATCACATAAGCAGGGGGAATTGGTGTTTTTAAAATACGTTCGCAACCACCGACATTATCCATCAAGTTATTCATGAGAGTGTGAATACTAGTCAATTGATAATTTGTTAAAAGACCACGTTTATATTCTTGCTGTAAGTAATTTCCTAACAAGCGAGAAATTTCTAAAGGCATGTTTTGAATATTTTGCAAATTGCTATATTGAGCAGGGGAAATCCAAGGTTTTAATTCTTCACTGGCTGGTTCATACCGAAGATATAATTTTTTGGCGATCGCAAATGCTGGTAATAAACGTAATGCGGCTATTTTGCGTTCTCTGTCGTCAGATTCCACTTCGTCTACTGCAACCCAAATTTTCCAAGCTAAATTGCGGATAGTATTAACTGTGCTACCCCAAAGTTTTCTCCCTTCCCAAAATCGCTCATAAGCTGTATTAGTCCGAAAAACTAACAATAAACCCAAAACAATACTAGGAATTACAGTGCCTAATACGGGTTGAGCAACTGGCAATTCCTTGAAGTCAAGAAAAGAAATGATCACGCCAAATGCACCACAAAAAACAGAGCGTTCTAAAACTCCGGGAATCACCGAACCGTGGAATCTAAATATTTCTTTTAGCCATTTTTTTTTTGACAGGGCTTTGAGTTTTTCTGACCATAAATAGTTATCAGATTTTTACATTAATCAAAGATACAATTTATTATCTTACAGGCATCCAGCCATTTGCTGTGCATACTCCGGCTTCGCTTCTGGGTGGAATACACCAATAATTCTGTCCATCAAATATGAGATTTTCTTGAATATAATTTAATTCCGAAATTGGTCTCCATTCTTGATTGCCAGCCTCATCATAATAGCGATACTGTTCTCCTTTGACTTCTAGACCTTGATCAGTTCCGCCAAGTACATAAAAACCTGGTTTAATTGGCGCAGATGTATTTGCGATTAAAGATGATTCACAAACTGTTTCATCACCTTTACAACCTTTGGCGATTTGTCCATTAGCTGCGAGGCTGTAAACTTTACCGTCTTTAAAAAAGTAATCCCAGTCCACTGCCATCTTGCAAGATGAGGGGATTGGAGAATTTACCCTGGTATTGAATGGAACTTTCAAATGTACCCTGAAGCTTAACAATAGTAGTGCCATCAGCTGCGATCGCAATTGATTGACCTGTGCCACTACCTCCTAGAAA encodes the following:
- a CDS encoding DUF4340 domain-containing protein, with translation MTIPKTTLILVLLALGLGGFVYFHEIRGATQQEEVKAKQQQIFAFAEDDVQSLTVKTKAYTLMLERNSKGSEPKWLLKYPVSDSANDAIVSYLTDLLVKGKSDRTISTSANQLTEFGLAQPNATIEIKLKNQQTHQLILGKSDFNNRFVYAQADSPTQPNGNINVLLVSTDFANAVNRELSEWRQTVDNSKSTPLPTNLPLPTP
- the purU gene encoding formyltetrahydrofolate deformylase produces the protein MSNTTATLLISCPDQRGLVAKIANFIYANGGNIIHADQHTDFSAGLFLTRIEWQLEGFNLPKDLIGPAFNAIAQPLGAKWELHFSDTVPRIAIWVSRQDHCLYDLIWRHRAKEFAAEIPLIISNHPHLKVVADQFGIDFHHLPITKENKPEQEAKQLELLCKYEIDLVVLAKYMQIVSADFIAQFPQIINIHHSFLPAFVGANPYHRAFERGVKIIGATSHYVTTDLDAGPIIEQDVVRVSHRDEVEDLVRKGKDLERIVLARAVRLHLQNRVLVYGNRTVVFE
- the crtW gene encoding beta-carotene ketolase CrtW; amino-acid sequence: MTQIDSLSSQSKQPDFVISAALKTFQGILIAGLILGLWVISITLFFLLNIYQTPIPLIAIAILWQTFLYTGLFITAHDAMHGVVFPQNPKINNWIGRICVFLYALFSYQELLTKHWSHHHYPATKDDPDFYDHQQQNFFAWYFNFIKSYWNWRQHLRFILVYIFLRYVCNIPETNLILFWCIPSIFSSIQLFYFGTFLPHRRLAEGYTSLHCTRSTHLPVFWSFITCYHFGYHQEHHEYPHIPWWQLPEVYQAEKQQ
- a CDS encoding bestrophin family protein; amino-acid sequence: MSKKKWLKEIFRFHGSVIPGVLERSVFCGAFGVIISFLDFKELPVAQPVLGTVIPSIVLGLLLVFRTNTAYERFWEGRKLWGSTVNTIRNLAWKIWVAVDEVESDDRERKIAALRLLPAFAIAKKLYLRYEPASEELKPWISPAQYSNLQNIQNMPLEISRLLGNYLQQEYKRGLLTNYQLTSIHTLMNNLMDNVGGCERILKTPIPPAYVIHLNQLVFIYCLILPFQFVKDLGLWTGLFVALVSFALFGIEEIGVEIENPFGYDHNDLPLDKICQTIKSNIEEFIAFQTIEDQDNIEKQINFSYTNPDI